From Pseudomonadota bacterium, one genomic window encodes:
- a CDS encoding sulfurtransferase TusA family protein — protein MIKTIDARGLSCPQPVILANKAIDEGTFPIEVFVDTVTARENVRRMSSNKGLQVVIEEVNEEFKLTLSK, from the coding sequence ATGATAAAAACAATAGATGCGCGCGGTCTTTCCTGTCCTCAACCGGTTATATTGGCCAACAAGGCAATAGATGAAGGCACATTCCCTATCGAGGTTTTTGTGGATACGGTTACCGCCCGTGAAAATGTGCGGCGCATGTCTTCAAATAAAGGTCTTCAGGTTGTAATCGAAGAAGTAAACGAAGAATTTAAGCTTACGCTCAGCAAGTGA
- the yedE gene encoding YedE family putative selenium transporter, with protein sequence MSKKMISFFASHWGIIFAGAAIGIIAPLLQKFGNPPNMGVCVACFERDIAGALGLHRAGVVQYIRPEIIGFVLGSMAAALLFREFRSRAGSAPLVRFVLGIFAMIGALTFLGCPWRALLRLAGGDLNAIIGLIGLGAGIAVGVVFLKSGYNLGRSLKTYTAVGLIMPLFVVGLLLLLIFHPQFSAGGPILFSAKGPGSLHAPLLISLAAGLIIGFLAQRTRFCTMGAARDVILMGDTHLLSGVIALVVIAFIANMVLGQVKFGFEMQPVAHSNYLWNFMGMSLAGMAFTLGGGCPGRQLILSGEGDSDAGIFVLGMIVGAGVSHNFSLAGSPDSLVDGVLKVGGVSQYGMIAVILGIVVCTLIGLTMREKH encoded by the coding sequence ATGTCCAAGAAAATGATTAGTTTCTTTGCCTCACACTGGGGCATTATCTTTGCCGGAGCAGCAATCGGTATAATTGCACCGCTGCTCCAGAAATTTGGCAACCCGCCAAACATGGGTGTCTGTGTGGCCTGTTTTGAACGTGATATTGCCGGCGCCCTGGGTCTGCACCGCGCCGGTGTTGTCCAGTATATAAGGCCTGAGATTATCGGTTTCGTGCTGGGATCAATGGCTGCCGCTCTGTTGTTTCGGGAGTTCAGATCACGTGCAGGGTCCGCCCCGCTGGTACGCTTTGTCCTTGGTATATTTGCAATGATCGGAGCGCTTACCTTTCTCGGTTGCCCCTGGCGGGCGCTGCTCCGGCTGGCCGGTGGCGACTTGAACGCCATTATCGGTTTGATTGGATTGGGAGCGGGTATCGCAGTCGGGGTTGTATTCCTCAAGTCAGGTTACAATCTTGGCCGTTCCCTTAAAACCTATACTGCAGTTGGCTTGATTATGCCGCTTTTCGTCGTAGGGCTTTTGCTTCTTCTCATCTTCCATCCCCAGTTTTCTGCAGGCGGCCCTATTTTATTCAGCGCAAAAGGTCCCGGTTCTTTACACGCACCTTTACTGATTTCTCTGGCAGCGGGCCTGATTATCGGCTTTCTCGCGCAAAGAACCAGGTTCTGCACTATGGGCGCTGCCCGTGATGTAATCCTCATGGGCGACACACACCTGCTCAGCGGAGTTATTGCCCTCGTTGTAATAGCTTTTATTGCCAACATGGTTCTGGGACAGGTGAAGTTCGGTTTTGAAATGCAACCCGTGGCCCACAGCAATTACCTGTGGAATTTTATGGGCATGTCACTGGCAGGGATGGCCTTTACCCTGGGCGGCGGTTGCCCCGGCAGGCAGTTGATCCTTTCAGGTGAAGGAGACAGCGATGCGGGTATATTCGTCCTCGGTATGATTGTCGGTGCGGGCGTAAGCCATAACTTCAGTCTTGCCGGTAGCCCGGACAGCCTTGTGGATGGGGTTTTAAAGGTAGGTGGGGTCTCTCAGTACGGTATGATTGCAGTAATATTGGGTATTGTGGTATGTACACTTATCGGACTTACCATGAGAGAAAAACATTAA
- a CDS encoding histone deacetylase — protein MTIGIVRDDIYLEHITDSYHPENPDRLKNIYSMLDTIDNSGIVYISPRMATHEEIALNHDVLYIESIASTQGKERRLDPDTVTSPKSYEASCMAVGGVLELADKLVAGEIDTGFALVRPPGHHAERNKAMGFCIFNNIAVCARYLEKKYNFNRILIVDFDLHHGNGTQHSFYKDFKVLYFSTHAYPYYPGTGWYEEMGDDEGKGYTVNVPLSHGMGDADYSYIFKEVLAPIADQYKPEIVLVSAGFDTHHKDPLGGMAVTEDGFAEMTGILLDISKKHCGGMTLFVLEGGYDLGGLTNAVRSVIMEMKGASTFTRDKKGNPSSEVIQVVDRVKKTLRPYWPGL, from the coding sequence ATGACTATTGGTATAGTGAGAGACGATATTTACTTGGAACATATCACGGATTCCTACCATCCCGAAAACCCTGACAGACTGAAAAATATATACTCAATGCTTGATACTATAGATAACAGCGGTATTGTATATATTTCTCCAAGGATGGCTACGCATGAGGAGATCGCCCTTAACCATGATGTGCTGTACATCGAATCCATTGCTTCGACACAAGGCAAGGAAAGAAGGCTTGACCCTGATACGGTGACGTCGCCAAAGTCATATGAAGCATCCTGCATGGCAGTCGGCGGGGTGCTGGAGCTTGCGGACAAGCTTGTTGCCGGTGAAATTGATACGGGTTTTGCTCTTGTCAGACCGCCGGGGCATCACGCGGAACGGAACAAGGCTATGGGATTCTGTATATTCAACAATATTGCTGTTTGCGCGAGATACCTTGAAAAAAAATACAATTTCAACAGGATTCTTATTGTGGATTTTGACCTCCATCACGGGAACGGGACACAGCACAGTTTTTATAAGGATTTTAAAGTACTCTATTTTTCAACCCACGCGTATCCCTACTATCCGGGAACAGGCTGGTATGAAGAAATGGGTGATGACGAAGGAAAAGGATATACAGTCAATGTGCCCCTGTCACACGGTATGGGAGACGCCGACTACTCATATATCTTTAAAGAGGTTCTGGCGCCGATAGCCGATCAGTATAAACCTGAAATCGTACTTGTTTCCGCGGGTTTTGATACACATCATAAAGACCCGCTTGGCGGTATGGCAGTTACTGAAGACGGTTTTGCAGAGATGACGGGCATTCTTCTCGATATTTCAAAGAAACATTGCGGAGGTATGACTCTTTTTGTCCTTGAGGGAGGATATGACCTGGGGGGTCTCACCAACGCAGTGAGGTCTGTCATTATGGAAATGAAGGGCGCCTCCACTTTTACCAGGGATAAAAAAGGAAACCCTTCAAGTGAAGTTATTCAGGTTGTTGACAGGGTAAAGAAGACTTTACGTCCCTATTGGCCCGGATTATAA
- a CDS encoding integration host factor subunit beta, whose product MNKIDIINKVAEDLKLNQKVAKVAVDTIVETIKQAIVKGERVEIRGFGSFTIRQYKAYKGRNPKTGQLVDVKPKKLPYFKVGKELKEMIWKD is encoded by the coding sequence ATGAACAAAATTGACATAATCAACAAGGTAGCAGAAGATTTGAAATTAAACCAGAAGGTGGCTAAAGTTGCAGTGGACACAATAGTGGAAACCATAAAACAGGCCATTGTAAAAGGTGAAAGGGTGGAAATCAGGGGTTTTGGAAGCTTTACCATCAGGCAATATAAGGCATATAAAGGGAGAAATCCTAAAACAGGACAATTAGTAGATGTTAAGCCCAAAAAGCTCCCCTACTTTAAAGTCGGTAAAGAGCTTAAAGAGATGATCTGGAAAGACTAA